The following DNA comes from Capsicum annuum cultivar UCD-10X-F1 chromosome 7, UCD10Xv1.1, whole genome shotgun sequence.
TTATGAGTTTTTCTCTACTTCTCCTCCTCCTGATCTAgacatttctcttttttcttattctatttcCATCCCTCTCCCCCGTACCACCAGTCCACTACCTATTATTTCTCATGACCCTCCTATCATAAGATCTTCCAGAACCTACTCCACACCTGCATACTTGTCTTACTATGTCTACACCTCTATCTCCAAGGTTTCATCACTGTCACCTTCCACACTTAAACCTTAGTCATATCAACAGGCTATTTATCACCCTACCTGGCAGGATGATATGCTTCAAGAGTTTCAAGCTCTTGAGGCTAACCATACTTAGGATCTAGTTCCTCTACCTGCTCATAAGAAACCCATCTCTTGTAAGTAGGTTTATAAGATCAAACACAAGTCAGATGGTTTTGTGGAAAGATACAAGGCTAGGTTGGTCATCAGAGGTGACACACAAAAGGAGGGCATTGATTAAACTAAAACTTTCTCTCCAGTTGTGAAGTTCACCACAATTAAAGTTCTGTTATCCACCATATACCAACTTGATGTCAATAATGCATTTCTTCATGGTGATCTCCATGAGGAAGTGTATATGAAGTCACCTCTTGGTTGACTTTGTCCTCCTCTATCCCTACTTCTACTCctttggtttgcaaattgagaaAGAGTCTATATGGACTCAAATAGGCTTCCAGGTAGTAGTTTTCCAAGTTATCAGATACTTTATCCATTCGTTGTTATTCTTTCAGTAAGAATGATTACTCCCATTTTACTAAAGGAGTTAGTGCTTCTCTTACTGTTCTTGTTGTTTATATTAATGATATCCACCTTGATGGGGATGATGTTTCTGAACTGGACTCCTTGAAGTGGTTTCTGGATAATCAGTTTAAGATTAAGGAACTTAGTCTGGTCTACTATTTTCTAGGTTTGGAAATTTCTTTCACTACTCAGGGTTATCTTATGACACAACAAAAGTTTGCCTCTGATTTACTGGATGAGTTCCATTGTGAGCAGTTTTATGTTGTTTCTGCTCTTTTGGATGCTTCTTTGAAGCTTACTAATAATATGGGAGCCCCTCTCACTGATCCTTCTACCTTTAGGAGCTTTGTTGGTAAGCTGAAATTTCTTCAGCATAGCAGGCCTGACATTTCTTATGTTGCCCAATATTTGAGCTAGTTTTTACAGGATCCTCATGTTCCTCACCTTATGGCTGGCATTTATGTGTTGAGATACTTACTTAATGCCCCTGATCTTGGTCTTTTGTTCAATAGATCTATGGATTTTTCCTTAGTGGCTTTTTCTGATTTTGACTAGGCAGCTTGTGCTGACTCTCGCCGGTCAGTTACTGGGTTTTCTATCACTTTGGGAGGATCTCCTATCtcttggaagagtaagaaacaacAGGCTATCTGTCTCTCATCTGCTGAAGCTGAATATCATGCTTTGCACAAAGTGGTTGCGGAATTATCATGGCTAGTACGTTAATTTACTGATTTTGGTGTTGATGTTATGAATCCTGTTCCTGTATATTGTGACATTCAGGCTGCTCTTCACATTACTCGGAATCCTATTTTTCACGAGTGCACAAAGCACATCGAGATAGATTGCCACTATGTTCGTGATTGTGTCCACTCTGGCCTCATTTCTTTTCACTTTGTTGCTTCTGCTGATCAGTTGGCTGATATTTTCACCAAACCACTTTCTGGTCCATCACATCACCATCTTCTCAGCAAGCTTGGCGTGTTCTTACCCTTCATCTTGAGGGGGTGTTGGAGTTACATAGACATAGTGATACATATAAGTGTATATATTGTACAAAGTGTATATATTTCATACTTTACATTTTTCAGTTGTACAATTTGCATCGGTAAATGTTTTGGGCCAATCACTTGTTATGTCATATTGGGCCTCACAAGTATGTACACATTTGATAATAACCCGGTCCACTACCATAAATATAAATAGTAGTGGACCCGCTTCTAGAACCTACCGATGGAATAAcaatcatttttttctctctcttccctCTCTTTTCTCTTGAGGTTAACAAACTTGAGTGAATCTATTATTACCTCCTCTATTACAATGCAATCCTTCAGCACCAAACTAGTCAAATTCTGCTGAGAAACATGAAGTCTTTCCAACGTACTGCAACCAGCTATGACGAGTTTCTCGAGCAGAGGGAATTTATCTATAAAATTCAAATGTATCCACGCCGTATCTTTGTCATAAACATTACACTATATCAAATTCCGTACTATTGGCATAGAAGTAATCTCAGCCTCACATATGATATTGAACTATCTATCACAAGTTTCTCAAGTAGAGGGAATTCATTTGTTTAAAAAATGCACCAGTGTTTCTTCGTCATGAGCATCTCGCAATGTCAACTCCCTTACTGTTGTCGTGGAAGTAATCTCTAATTCACACAAGTCCATGCTGAATGAAATAAATTCAAGGATATCAATATTTGGGGACTTTATAActattttaccataaatacaaTGAAGTTCCAACCCGAAAAATTCCAGGTTAGGATTTGAAACTACAAGAGTACGCAACTTTCCAGGATTTTCAATACGTAATTGTTCAATTCGAGGGCAACCAGCAATGAGATCCTTGAAATTATCATCCTCGACGCTAACAGATAATAGAGTGAGAGACCTAAGAGCAGGTTGCATAAAAGAACAATTCGAAACCACACAATCCAAAAGagttaaatctttttttttttttttttttttggtaataaagAGTTAAATCAACTAACATAGTAGCATTAATCATCACGATAAGTTGGTTTTAAACTAAGACATAACATTTTAACCTTATTTTCAAAGGCAAAAGAGATACACTTGTCGCAACAACGATTTGATAAGATATGTTAGCCAGGATCAAAATAGCATGCATAATTAATCGAAGGTTAAAAGTGTTTAGTGAAATATCACAGAGATTGAAATTGGAATAACGGGATCACTCAGGGACTCCCTGAAAATGTTATTTCCTCAAGTGTTTAATaagtaaaagagaaaataataagtTTAAAAGTATTTATATGTAATCTAACAAAATAGGAGGAGGGAGTTGGGGGGACAGGGAGTGGAATGATCAAGTGGCGAGGGATTGAGGGATTAATTGGAtggcaaaaagaaagaaaatgaaattgaaatgttatttgaaaaatagaatgATCTGTTTATTGTCTTTGAAACAGTTTTCACGTAGATAGAAAGTGTAATTATACAATCTTTTTCAACTTGTCCTATTTTGGGATAACTACTGCTAATAAGATTAGGATCAAAAAATTGTCAAATGATTTTTGAATGCTTCAACTTATATAGAGATGGGAGTCAAGTACGCTACTATATATATTGATAATTCCCAAGACAATATCATGAGTACCCATCTTATGTGATATGTAAAGAAATTATGTTGAGTCTGGAGAACCCAAGATTTGTTCACACGAATGTATGAAAGATGAGTTTTACATGAGTTGCCCAGAACCAGGACATAAAAAGATTATGTATATATCATGCACCAAATGTTGTAAAACACCAAAGGGCTGTGAATTTTTTGGTCTAGATGATCATTTGATACCTACCGgaaaaataatcaattttgaGAATTATCAAAAAGGATACTACTACAAATTAATAAGTCCAATCAATTATGAGCAGTAATTAGACACAATCTTGTTTTTTTTTAGAGTACAAGTCCATTGAAATTCATAAGATATAAGTaactatacatttttttttttaatttcttcaaaatattgAATTATTGATCTTATTGCTATTTATTCATACATTAGCCTTAGCCTTTGTTCCCAAATCAAATTGTACCGTCTTCTTTGCTCCTAAATTCTTAGAGGGAAAAAACTAAGAACAATACGAAATTTAACTACTTTATTTTTCGAGCTTAATATTTCCGGCTCGATATTCTAGAAGGAGGAACCATCAAGGCATATCCATTCACCAACGAACATTTTGTCACAATTGAGATTGGGATTGAAAGTAGTAAAGGACTCAGGGGTCACACTAAATTGTTGCATAATGCTGAAACATGTGTCTCCAATATTTGCACCATAAATCTTACTACATATCAGAGCAGAATTTGTCCCAATCCCAGCTGCAAcgtaaccatcaagaaaacaaatattgagaaataaaaaataatttaaatgataAATTCTACAAAGTAAGCTAGATATTTTTGAGCATAACTCTTTATAGTATACATTTTTATGTCATACTTACAGGAAACAATTCTACTTTCGGCAATGTTAATGGAAAGAAGGAACAACAGAACAAAGGTGAAAAGCATGGTTAATTTGTAGCTTGCTTTGGCCATTTTTGTTGTTTAATTGTCCAAAGTTTGATTTTCTGTTCTTTCTTTGTCCTTTGATGGATGACTTTGTTAATGATGCCATTATATTTATAGTGAAGTTATTTTGGACGGTCACCAACTTGAGATAGAAAATTGTACATTGGAATTTCATCCAATTGTTCACAATTTTAACAACTTCTTTGTGAAGATTACATAGTATATAACTCTGTTTTCTTGTCCATATATCTTTTTCCATTAAGATCTCCGTTGAGCACTTGGTCAGCTGTAATCTTTGGAATTCAATGTTACAACCAAGTCCGTAACACGCATTGTCCACATTAGATCTAGGTCAGCATTGACAGAGTACACGACCTACTAATTTTACTTATGTTCACTTAAGAGTAACCTACGAGTGAAACAAGTTACCTTACGTGTTCCAACTATGCAGTGAACAGTATAAGTAAATAAGACAGTATTTTCACGTGGAAAACATCGACTCAAAAAGTGTGAAAAACCATGACTTGTAACTCTACAAGATTTCACTCCAAACTTCACTAAACAACTTTAAGCCTCAGCAACAATAAATTACAAGACTTATGTAATATAAGAATTGTAAACTCTAACTCCTGTTCAAAcaaacctcccaaggtatgtgaACCCAAGTTTTccagttccctaacttgaagacaataATACTAattcagtttatacttcactaaACTTGAATTACCTCAAAATTACAACTCAAAAACCAACCCTAATACATAAAAACTAAGACACCTTAACTTTCTAAGTATCAGAACCAGGTTCAGCTATGTGTTCCTTCAATCTTCAAGTTGTGAACTATCAAGTCAATTTGTCAATTGCCTTTATGCTTTTTAAGTGAGTAAATGACTATAAAGATCATTCCCTCTATTTAAACACAACTCCTCAAGGAGTTCTTCATCAGATCAAACTTCTTGCTGCCTCAAAACTCTTGTCTCTTTAgaattttatttcaactaaaactCGTTCTTAAACTCAACTTCACTTATCGTCATGTGTCGTATTCAAACTCAAACTCTTCATCGCCACACATGATAATTATGTTGAGTTATCAGTTGTACCTACTTATCCATTCTCGAAATCAAGTATTCATGTCCTCTCATATTAGTGCTTTCTTTGTGAACTATCCTCTTTTTGCCTGGACATTAATGAACCACTTTGTTATGTCTCGaacagaataagcaaaccacaagtaaaagaaaataagaacaatacacagatttacgtggaaacccttatgggaaaaaccacgggcagaggcagaggaggtttcactataatggggagaaagtacaatgtggagaaggctGAATTTTCTGAATCCCGAAAATAACACACTAAATTGCACTTATATAGTACGTACGTACATAtaggtcctaggcccaaaaacataaaggtccatactGCGGTGGCGAATtcgatccctatgctaccactacagaccccattgaaaatcacaaacatgggtcgcaccgcaAAACTTTCAGAACCGAAccacaaaatttgggtcacaactctaacaatctccaccttgacacggattctaattcagaactcaaaccCTTTTCAAGaaaaactctccacctcttccacaaaagcccctaaggg
Coding sequences within:
- the LOC124885866 gene encoding uncharacterized protein LOC124885866, with the protein product MTCKYCKKSGHTIDTCYRLHGFPVDFKFIKNKRQAASYVQMVHSSGSNPSSNASTSTISLTQDFSYGFTKEHKNDYSHFTKGVSASLTVLVVYINDIHLDGDDVSELDSLKWFLDNQFKIKELSLFYVVSALLDASLKLTNNMGAPLTDPSTFRSFVACADSRRSVTGFSITLGGSPISWKSKKQQAICLSSAEAEYHALHKVVAELSWLAALHITRNPIFHECTKHIEIDCHYVRDCVHSGLISFHFVASADQLADIFTKPLSGPSHHHLLSKLGLYNLHR
- the LOC107856785 gene encoding lysM domain-containing protein ARB_03442, producing the protein MAKASYKLTMLFTFVLLFLLSINIAESRIVSSGIGTNSALICSKIYGANIGDTCFSIMQQFSVTPESFTTFNPNLNCDKMFVGEWICLDGSSF